Proteins encoded together in one Candidatus Neomarinimicrobiota bacterium window:
- the radA gene encoding DNA repair protein RadA translates to MARTSTRITFLCSECGADSPKWFGKCPACGEWGTLKEYRLPGEGKRTAREPRESVPLTDILVEKEAPRTTTGIPEVDRVLGGGFLPASVVLLGGNPGIGKSTLALQMVANLSHPVLYISAEESEEQIAIRARRLGVDSKHLILTGENRWEAIGEHLSLQRSRFFIVDSIQTIYTDSLDSLPGTLSQLRECGQRILDITKTRGMIAVVIGHVTKEGVIAGPKMLEHMVDTVLYLEGDMRHDYRILRAVKNRFGPTNEIGVFEMTSRGLKEVANPSELFLAERKDGVSGSAVLASVEGSRPILVEVQALVSNASFGTPQRNVTGFDLRRLAMLLAVLEKRLGFPMGTKDVFVNFVGGMRIDEPSADLAVISAVASSFKDRPISPGTALAGEVGLAGELRSVSRMEERIREAKQLQFGRFVGPASSLNKVKRKISGISVRGAESVESAFEILF, encoded by the coding sequence ATGGCCAGGACATCAACGAGAATAACTTTTCTCTGCTCTGAGTGTGGAGCCGATTCTCCCAAATGGTTTGGAAAATGCCCCGCATGTGGAGAGTGGGGAACGCTTAAAGAGTATCGCCTTCCCGGTGAAGGAAAAAGAACGGCGAGGGAGCCCAGGGAGTCAGTCCCTCTAACGGACATCCTGGTTGAAAAAGAGGCACCGCGAACAACCACTGGCATTCCGGAGGTGGACCGTGTCCTGGGAGGGGGATTCCTCCCCGCCTCCGTTGTCCTGCTGGGTGGAAATCCAGGCATCGGAAAATCGACATTGGCCCTCCAGATGGTGGCAAATCTGTCGCACCCGGTGCTCTATATCTCGGCCGAAGAGAGTGAAGAGCAGATCGCCATACGGGCGAGGCGATTGGGAGTTGATTCAAAGCACCTGATTCTTACGGGTGAGAATCGCTGGGAGGCGATCGGGGAACACCTTTCACTTCAAAGATCGAGATTCTTCATTGTGGATTCCATCCAGACCATCTACACAGATTCCCTTGACAGTCTTCCCGGCACCCTGAGCCAGCTGAGGGAGTGCGGCCAGAGAATTCTCGACATAACCAAAACCCGAGGTATGATTGCAGTGGTGATCGGTCATGTCACGAAGGAGGGCGTCATCGCAGGGCCTAAAATGCTGGAACATATGGTAGACACTGTTCTCTACCTGGAAGGCGATATGCGTCATGATTATCGGATTCTCCGGGCTGTCAAGAACCGGTTCGGTCCCACCAATGAAATAGGCGTGTTTGAAATGACCTCCCGAGGATTGAAGGAGGTGGCCAATCCTTCCGAACTCTTCCTGGCTGAACGGAAAGACGGCGTGTCAGGCTCTGCAGTGCTGGCCTCTGTAGAGGGAAGTCGCCCCATCCTGGTGGAGGTTCAGGCTCTTGTTTCGAACGCCAGTTTCGGGACTCCACAGCGGAATGTCACGGGATTCGACCTGCGACGTCTCGCCATGCTGCTCGCAGTTCTGGAAAAACGTCTGGGTTTTCCCATGGGGACAAAGGATGTCTTTGTGAACTTCGTGGGAGGAATGCGGATTGATGAGCCTTCTGCGGACCTTGCTGTCATATCCGCCGTTGCCTCGAGTTTCAAGGACAGACCCATTTCTCCGGGTACGGCTCTTGCGGGGGAAGTCGGTCTGGCAGGGGAGTTACGCTCCGTTTCCCGCATGGAAGAACGGATTCGAGAGGCCAAACAACTCCAGTTTGGCAGATTTGTCGGTCCGGCCTCCAGCCTGAACAAAGTGAAAAGGAAGATTTCCGGCATCTCTGTCAGAGGGGCCGAGTCGGTGGAATCGGCCTTCGAAATCCTATTCTGA
- a CDS encoding BamA/TamA family outer membrane protein codes for MRRTVLIVLAFILTSAGSTHAQYFGKNKVQYKVFDWSYLQSPHFDIYFYQGGQSLAEFVSKVAENAHEQISRYMNWDLRKRVSIIIYNSHNDFQQTNVTYQYMPEGVGGVTELFKNRVVVPFEGSYEQFRHVVHHELVHAIINDMIYGGSAQSLIQNRIRVRIPLWMNEGLAEYLSTDWDTQADMIMRDVAVHDRIPGIRELDYYMAYKGGQSVWKFISEKYGREKIGEIFGQAKLQQDVTKAFQKALGMDFKDLSNQWEKYLKKEYWPDVAGRDELEDFAHRVTNHEELKNYFNISPAISPDGSKIAIISDRSGYSDIYLLSAIDGKEIKRLVKGNRTPGLEELKLLQPGITWSPDSRKIAFAAKAGESDALYVVDVKEGSREKVNFESDFDGIFTAAWNPDGERIAFVGNKQQSGDIYVYNMRTKSLENLTQDIFSDSEPSWSPDGRYIAFVSDRSGKTEVPASFSMFDHNYRQTDIYVIDSETHEISSVTDTPHNENYPVWSHTTNTLAYTSDKNGVWNLYLHDLDSDDVKAVSNVLTGIIQLSWSTDDQKMIFSGYSGIGFDIYSVSNPLELGHREVSPSNFVVKRDQKEDEQVAVSQPQEPTEPLALEHGAGIYSRYIFAPEYAHYNENLMDSTAQKLAEPLSKEDYENPDGTYKTHAYQTRFTLDLVSGQAGFSSVFGYRGTTLFAFSDILGDHRIFLGTELVVDLESSDYFLLYEYLKRRNDYSLSLFHTADFFRPTYSYSIRLRHYSFDFSTSRPFSRFQRAEFGFTHHFINHRVFELVGYNEYGIIDSLDQTLRLPTYRLSWVYDNSMWGFTGPSDGWRANIQYMESFGLYGDKIGFRTIMLDGRRYFRLSQLYSLALRLTAGRSFGRDKQKFLLGGVNNWIFGVGEANGKRSGERVNYDELDIFDPLDSDYLKNLYFSIFVLPVRGSRFIERVGTNMFLGNFEFHFPFINYLALGFPLRIILGNIFGVMFVDAGAAWDDNLHLISRDPETGKREFDDFIMSYGIGVRLNLGYTILRFDTAWDYLIRGSSRPQYYLSLGTDL; via the coding sequence ATGCGTCGAACTGTTTTAATTGTTCTGGCATTCATCCTGACGTCGGCGGGAAGCACTCACGCTCAGTATTTCGGGAAGAACAAGGTTCAGTACAAGGTCTTCGACTGGTCCTATCTGCAGTCTCCCCATTTCGACATCTATTTCTATCAGGGTGGTCAATCACTGGCCGAGTTTGTTTCCAAGGTGGCTGAAAACGCTCATGAGCAGATTTCAAGATATATGAATTGGGATCTTCGGAAACGGGTTTCCATCATTATTTACAATTCCCACAATGACTTCCAGCAGACGAACGTAACCTACCAATACATGCCGGAAGGCGTAGGTGGTGTCACCGAACTGTTCAAGAACCGCGTCGTTGTCCCCTTTGAGGGATCCTACGAGCAGTTCAGGCACGTAGTCCATCACGAACTCGTTCATGCGATTATCAACGATATGATTTATGGTGGATCGGCCCAGAGTCTCATTCAGAACCGGATACGGGTGCGCATTCCTCTCTGGATGAATGAAGGGCTGGCTGAGTATCTTTCAACCGACTGGGACACCCAGGCCGACATGATAATGCGGGATGTGGCAGTCCACGATCGAATTCCAGGGATCCGGGAACTGGACTATTATATGGCTTATAAAGGGGGCCAGTCCGTCTGGAAGTTCATTTCAGAAAAATATGGTCGTGAGAAGATTGGTGAAATTTTTGGCCAGGCGAAATTGCAGCAAGATGTGACAAAGGCATTTCAGAAGGCGTTGGGCATGGATTTCAAGGATCTCTCCAACCAGTGGGAGAAGTATTTGAAAAAGGAGTACTGGCCCGACGTGGCCGGAAGAGACGAGCTGGAGGATTTTGCCCACCGGGTCACGAATCATGAGGAGTTGAAAAACTATTTCAATATTTCGCCTGCAATTTCTCCCGATGGAAGCAAGATTGCCATAATCAGCGATAGGAGCGGTTACTCCGATATCTATCTTCTTTCGGCTATCGACGGGAAGGAGATCAAGCGGCTCGTCAAAGGAAACCGGACGCCTGGACTAGAAGAGCTGAAGCTCCTTCAGCCGGGTATTACCTGGTCCCCAGACAGTAGAAAAATCGCCTTTGCTGCCAAAGCAGGGGAATCCGATGCCCTCTATGTGGTTGACGTGAAAGAGGGAAGCCGGGAAAAAGTGAATTTCGAATCGGACTTTGACGGCATTTTCACGGCTGCGTGGAATCCGGATGGAGAGAGAATCGCTTTCGTGGGGAATAAACAGCAGTCCGGCGACATCTACGTGTACAATATGAGAACGAAATCTCTGGAGAATTTAACCCAGGACATCTTCTCGGATTCCGAGCCGTCCTGGTCTCCCGATGGCAGATATATTGCCTTTGTTTCGGACCGGAGTGGCAAAACCGAAGTGCCAGCCAGTTTCTCCATGTTTGACCACAACTACCGGCAGACAGATATATATGTCATCGATTCCGAGACGCATGAGATAAGCTCTGTTACGGATACTCCTCACAACGAGAATTATCCTGTCTGGTCACACACGACGAATACTCTGGCCTATACGTCCGACAAGAATGGGGTGTGGAATCTCTACCTCCACGACCTCGACAGTGACGACGTGAAAGCGGTGAGTAATGTTCTCACTGGAATCATCCAGCTCAGCTGGTCCACTGACGATCAGAAAATGATCTTCAGCGGATATTCAGGAATCGGATTCGATATCTATTCGGTGAGCAATCCCCTTGAGTTGGGCCACCGGGAGGTGTCACCCTCCAATTTTGTTGTGAAAAGGGATCAGAAAGAAGATGAGCAGGTGGCGGTCTCTCAGCCCCAGGAGCCGACGGAACCACTGGCTCTGGAGCACGGTGCAGGCATCTATTCCCGGTATATTTTCGCTCCTGAATATGCCCATTACAATGAAAATCTGATGGATTCAACCGCTCAAAAATTGGCCGAGCCCCTGTCCAAGGAAGATTACGAGAATCCGGATGGGACCTACAAGACTCACGCGTACCAGACGCGGTTCACCCTGGATCTTGTCAGTGGCCAGGCGGGTTTCAGCAGTGTCTTCGGTTACCGGGGTACTACCCTTTTCGCCTTCAGTGACATCCTGGGGGATCATCGAATTTTTCTGGGGACGGAACTGGTCGTCGATCTTGAAAGCAGTGACTACTTCTTGCTGTATGAGTATCTGAAAAGAAGAAATGACTACTCGTTATCCCTGTTTCACACCGCTGATTTCTTTCGTCCCACCTACAGTTATTCCATTCGCCTGCGGCATTACAGTTTCGATTTCTCAACGTCAAGACCTTTCAGCAGATTTCAGAGAGCGGAGTTTGGCTTCACCCATCATTTCATTAATCACCGTGTGTTTGAACTCGTGGGCTACAACGAGTACGGAATCATCGATTCCCTGGATCAGACGCTGCGACTCCCCACGTATCGCCTCAGCTGGGTATACGACAACAGCATGTGGGGCTTCACCGGACCCAGCGACGGATGGAGGGCCAACATTCAGTATATGGAGAGCTTTGGCCTGTACGGAGATAAAATTGGATTCAGGACGATCATGTTGGATGGCCGCCGCTACTTCAGGCTTTCCCAACTTTACAGCCTGGCCCTCCGTTTGACCGCAGGACGCAGCTTCGGAAGAGACAAACAGAAATTCTTGTTGGGAGGGGTGAACAATTGGATCTTCGGGGTTGGTGAGGCAAACGGGAAACGCAGTGGCGAACGTGTCAACTATGATGAACTTGACATTTTTGATCCGCTCGACTCCGACTACCTTAAGAACCTTTACTTTTCCATCTTCGTCCTTCCGGTGCGGGGAAGCCGGTTCATCGAGCGCGTCGGAACAAATATGTTTCTCGGGAATTTTGAATTCCACTTCCCGTTTATCAACTATTTGGCTCTCGGATTTCCTCTGCGGATAATTCTAGGAAATATTTTCGGTGTCATGTTCGTTGATGCCGGTGCCGCATGGGATGACAACCTGCACCTGATATCCCGCGATCCTGAAACAGGAAAAAGGGAGTTTGACGATTTTATTATGAGCTACGGGATAGGTGTCCGACTCAATCTCGGTTATACCATCCTGAGGTTCGATACCGCCTGGGATTACCTGATCAGAGGTTCTTCCAGACCTCAGTACTACCTGTCGTTGGGCACGGATCTCTAA
- a CDS encoding UDP-2,3-diacylglucosamine diphosphatase, translating to MKAHLSSKIGRKSSDVKERGTYSERWEHFICPWKRRSVSFRAVNSPLFFISDIHLGLKNSNYELRKRERLAEFVRHVVEKKGSLFIVGDLFDFWFEYKYVMPKAYFDILTVLYEAKRKGVKIYFIPGNHDYWTGEFAEKIIFTEVYPDGCTLEFNGKRFHIIHGDGLLSRDGAYRALRRLFRNKLFVFFYRWLHPDWGYSIAKWISRTGNHKAHSEEYDEAVLKELKEFASNHGSDGVDFVIMGHYHQARQVDLGSTSLVILGDWLKYHSFGYFDGNEFSLNYWR from the coding sequence ATGAAAGCCCATCTCTCGTCGAAAATAGGAAGGAAAAGCAGCGATGTCAAGGAAAGGGGGACATATTCCGAGCGGTGGGAACATTTTATTTGCCCCTGGAAGAGACGTTCGGTAAGTTTTCGCGCCGTGAATTCACCCCTCTTTTTTATCTCGGATATTCATCTCGGCTTGAAGAATTCCAACTATGAATTGAGAAAACGGGAACGCCTTGCGGAGTTTGTTCGTCATGTAGTGGAAAAGAAGGGTAGCCTTTTCATCGTGGGGGATCTCTTTGACTTCTGGTTTGAATACAAATATGTCATGCCCAAAGCCTACTTTGATATCCTGACCGTCCTCTACGAGGCAAAACGAAAGGGAGTGAAGATCTATTTCATTCCTGGTAATCACGACTACTGGACAGGGGAATTTGCTGAGAAAATCATTTTCACGGAGGTTTATCCGGACGGATGCACCCTGGAATTTAACGGCAAAAGATTTCACATCATTCACGGTGATGGACTTCTGTCACGGGATGGGGCTTATCGTGCGTTGAGAAGGCTATTCCGCAACAAACTATTTGTATTTTTCTACCGCTGGCTGCATCCCGACTGGGGATATTCCATCGCGAAATGGATATCGAGAACGGGGAATCACAAGGCCCACAGTGAGGAGTACGACGAGGCCGTGCTGAAAGAGCTGAAGGAATTTGCGTCGAACCACGGTAGCGATGGGGTCGATTTTGTAATCATGGGCCATTACCATCAGGCCCGGCAGGTAGACCTTGGCAGTACATCCCTGGTCATCCTGGGGGATTGGCTGAAATATCATTCGTTCGGATATTTTGACGGAAACGAGTTTTCACTGAATTACTGGAGATAG
- the argF gene encoding ornithine carbamoyltransferase: MKRDFLHIIDFSSQEIDELFRLAARLKKETKAGTEHHLLKGKSLAMVFRKPSARTRVSFETGMWQLGGHAIYLAPSDIGLGTRESGKDLAQVLSRYNDLIMARVSDHEQLLELSEYATVPVVNGLTDYNHPCQVMADIFTILEHRGHLKELQVVFVGDGNNLANSWLNLAQRIPIKLTVACPEGCEPDSKTFQAAKSAGLSEISISHDALTAVPGAHVVYTDTWTSMGRESEAESRKELFRPYQVNSQMMKAAGEEAWFMHCLPAHRGDEVTDEVIDGPRSLVFHEAENRLHIQKAIMVTLTGGDR; this comes from the coding sequence GTGAAACGTGATTTTCTCCACATTATCGATTTCTCATCCCAGGAAATTGATGAGCTTTTTCGACTGGCTGCCCGGCTGAAAAAGGAGACGAAAGCGGGGACGGAACACCACCTGTTGAAGGGGAAATCCCTTGCGATGGTATTTCGGAAGCCATCCGCCAGAACTCGGGTATCGTTTGAAACGGGCATGTGGCAGCTGGGAGGACATGCCATTTATCTGGCGCCTTCAGACATTGGACTCGGCACACGGGAATCGGGAAAGGATCTTGCTCAAGTGCTGTCTCGATATAACGACCTCATCATGGCAAGGGTGTCTGACCACGAACAGTTGCTCGAATTGAGTGAGTACGCCACCGTACCCGTTGTCAATGGACTGACAGACTACAATCATCCGTGCCAGGTCATGGCGGATATCTTCACGATTCTGGAGCACCGGGGACATCTCAAGGAGCTGCAGGTTGTGTTTGTGGGAGACGGCAACAATTTGGCCAACTCGTGGCTCAATCTGGCCCAGAGGATTCCCATCAAGCTGACCGTCGCGTGTCCGGAAGGTTGTGAACCCGATTCAAAGACATTTCAGGCCGCGAAGTCGGCTGGTTTGAGTGAGATTTCCATCTCCCACGATGCGCTGACCGCCGTTCCCGGTGCCCATGTTGTTTATACGGATACCTGGACCAGTATGGGACGGGAATCTGAGGCCGAGTCGCGGAAAGAATTGTTCCGGCCTTATCAGGTAAACTCCCAAATGATGAAAGCCGCGGGGGAGGAAGCCTGGTTCATGCACTGCCTTCCGGCCCACAGGGGTGACGAGGTCACTGACGAAGTGATAGATGGTCCCAGGTCCCTCGTTTTCCATGAGGCAGAGAATCGTCTTCATATTCAGAAGGCAATTATGGTCACCCTGACGGGTGGGGATCGCTAG
- the hslU gene encoding ATP-dependent protease ATPase subunit HslU, with the protein MKDLTPREIVAELDRYIVGQKNAKKSVAIALRNRWRRQQLSDEMREEIVPNNIILIGSTGVGKTEIARRLANLANAPFIKVEASKFTEVGYVGRDVESIIRDLMDIAVSMVQREKEQEVAVKAEEMANERILDILFPSDGTVSGGEENPELKERRKRTREKLRAKLTAGEFEDRIIELEVRDESMPFMQVFGPIGLEEMGVNLQDMFGSAIPRRTKRRRTAVSEARKILEAEEAAKLIDHEEVQRQAKSRVENSGIVFLDEIDKIVGGSGGAGPDVSREGVQRDILPIVEGSNVITKYGIVRTDHVLFITAGAFHVSKPSDMIPELQGRFPIRVEMDSLTTDDFVKILTHPENALIKQYTALLNTEGVSLKFSAAAILEIAKIASEVNEATENIGARRLHTVMTTLLEDILFEKSSGKDESIAVTKQMVQDKLQEIVKDQDLSRYIL; encoded by the coding sequence ATGAAAGACCTGACTCCCAGAGAGATTGTGGCAGAATTGGATCGCTACATTGTAGGCCAGAAGAACGCCAAGAAGTCGGTGGCCATCGCGCTGCGAAACAGGTGGCGCCGTCAACAACTGTCCGATGAAATGCGTGAAGAGATCGTTCCCAACAATATCATCCTGATCGGCTCCACGGGGGTAGGAAAAACGGAAATCGCGCGCCGGTTGGCGAACCTGGCCAATGCCCCATTCATAAAGGTTGAAGCCTCGAAATTTACTGAAGTGGGCTACGTGGGTCGGGATGTGGAATCGATCATTCGCGACCTCATGGACATCGCGGTTTCCATGGTGCAGCGGGAAAAGGAGCAGGAAGTGGCCGTTAAGGCGGAGGAGATGGCCAACGAAAGGATTCTGGACATCCTTTTTCCCAGCGATGGCACGGTATCGGGAGGGGAGGAAAATCCGGAACTGAAAGAAAGGAGAAAGAGGACGCGGGAAAAACTTCGCGCCAAATTGACGGCCGGGGAGTTTGAAGATCGAATCATTGAGCTTGAGGTTCGTGACGAATCAATGCCGTTTATGCAAGTTTTTGGACCCATTGGGCTGGAAGAGATGGGAGTCAATCTGCAGGACATGTTTGGCAGTGCCATCCCGAGACGGACGAAACGTCGCCGGACCGCTGTGTCTGAAGCCCGGAAGATCCTTGAGGCCGAAGAGGCAGCGAAACTGATCGATCATGAAGAAGTCCAGCGACAGGCGAAATCTCGCGTGGAAAATTCCGGGATCGTGTTTCTCGATGAGATTGACAAGATAGTGGGCGGAAGCGGCGGCGCCGGTCCTGATGTCTCCCGTGAAGGGGTTCAGAGGGATATTCTCCCCATCGTGGAGGGGAGCAACGTTATCACCAAATACGGCATTGTGAGAACAGACCATGTTCTTTTTATCACGGCAGGCGCGTTTCATGTGTCAAAGCCGTCTGATATGATCCCCGAGCTCCAGGGTAGATTCCCCATCCGGGTTGAAATGGATTCGCTGACCACCGATGACTTTGTGAAAATCCTCACTCACCCGGAAAATGCGCTTATCAAACAGTACACGGCCCTTCTCAATACAGAGGGGGTGAGTCTGAAATTCAGCGCGGCGGCCATTCTGGAGATTGCAAAGATTGCCAGTGAAGTCAATGAGGCCACGGAAAACATCGGGGCCCGTCGACTTCATACGGTCATGACAACCCTCCTTGAGGATATCCTGTTTGAGAAATCGAGCGGCAAGGATGAATCCATTGCCGTCACGAAGCAGATGGTCCAAGATAAATTGCAGGAAATCGTCAAGGATCAGGATCTGAGCCGGTACATTCTCTGA
- the hslV gene encoding ATP-dependent protease subunit HslV gives MTIRSTTILGVRLGKKAAMGGDGQITLGDMQLKQKAVKVRKFETTPNEILGGFAGAAADALTLFGKFEEKLEQYNGQLQRAVVELAKEWRTDKYLRNLDALLALMDRDQSYLVSGDGNVVEPDGTIVAVGSGAGYALAAAQALISCDVSSPTEIVKRALKITADICIYTNDQITLLELK, from the coding sequence ATGACGATTCGATCCACGACCATTCTCGGTGTAAGGCTTGGAAAGAAAGCTGCCATGGGGGGTGACGGTCAGATTACCTTGGGTGATATGCAGCTGAAGCAGAAAGCGGTCAAGGTGCGGAAATTCGAAACGACGCCCAACGAGATACTGGGCGGTTTCGCCGGTGCGGCGGCCGATGCCCTCACCCTTTTTGGGAAGTTTGAGGAGAAGCTGGAGCAGTACAACGGCCAGCTGCAGAGGGCCGTTGTGGAGCTGGCCAAAGAATGGCGTACCGACAAATACCTCCGAAACCTTGATGCACTGTTGGCTCTCATGGATCGAGATCAAAGTTATCTGGTCTCCGGTGACGGAAATGTGGTGGAGCCCGATGGGACCATTGTCGCTGTGGGTTCAGGTGCCGGATATGCCCTGGCGGCGGCTCAGGCGCTCATAAGCTGTGACGTATCCTCGCCGACTGAAATCGTTAAGCGGGCGCTGAAAATCACCGCTGACATCTGTATCTACACAAACGATCAAATCACCCTGCTGGAATTGAAATGA
- the hflC gene encoding protease modulator HflC, whose amino-acid sequence MRNAAVILIVIAVLVALLVLGGGVFVVNEIEQVIVTQFGEPKGDAITTPGLKMKIPFIQKANYFDKRFLEWDGDPNQVPTRDKRFVYVDTYARWRITDPLKYFQRLRTEIGAQSRLDDILDGETRNVVANHDLIEVVRSSNREFERSEELGEQEPSRREIIESGRSKLALEVLESAQSRTSDLGLEILDFRFKRINYVEQVRQEVYSRMISERNRIAEQFRSEGAGESARINGRRERELKEITSEAYRQAQEIKGRADAEAADIYAAVYSRDPEFYRFLKTMEIFRETLDDKTILVLTTDGDFLRYLTTAK is encoded by the coding sequence ATGAGAAACGCTGCCGTTATCCTGATCGTTATTGCAGTACTAGTGGCGCTCCTTGTACTTGGAGGAGGGGTCTTCGTCGTGAATGAAATCGAGCAGGTGATTGTCACGCAGTTTGGAGAGCCGAAAGGGGATGCCATAACGACTCCCGGCTTGAAGATGAAAATCCCGTTCATTCAGAAGGCCAACTATTTCGACAAACGGTTTCTGGAATGGGATGGCGACCCGAATCAGGTTCCAACCCGGGACAAACGGTTCGTCTACGTGGACACTTATGCCCGCTGGCGGATCACTGATCCTCTTAAATACTTTCAACGCCTGCGCACGGAGATCGGTGCTCAATCACGCCTGGACGACATCCTGGACGGTGAAACCCGTAACGTTGTAGCAAATCATGATCTCATTGAAGTGGTGCGAAGCAGCAACCGGGAATTCGAGAGATCCGAAGAGCTCGGGGAGCAGGAGCCTTCTCGACGGGAAATCATTGAGAGCGGACGATCGAAACTTGCCCTGGAAGTGCTGGAGTCCGCGCAGTCCCGCACCTCCGATCTCGGCCTGGAAATCCTCGACTTTCGCTTCAAGCGGATCAACTACGTGGAGCAGGTGAGGCAGGAAGTCTATTCGCGGATGATTTCGGAAAGAAACCGCATCGCGGAACAATTCCGATCGGAAGGGGCGGGCGAGTCTGCCCGAATCAACGGTCGGAGGGAGCGCGAACTCAAGGAAATCACCTCGGAAGCCTATCGCCAGGCACAGGAGATCAAAGGGCGCGCCGACGCGGAGGCTGCGGACATTTACGCCGCTGTTTACAGCCGGGATCCAGAATTCTACCGGTTCCTCAAGACCATGGAGATCTTCAGGGAAACGTTGGATGATAAGACGATACTGGTCCTGACCACTGACGGTGATTTCCTTCGTTATCTCACCACGGCGAAATAG
- the hflK gene encoding FtsH protease activity modulator HflK, giving the protein MAQKIIVGNREINIPTFNVGWVTIVLVILGIFIVWSSVFTVAPEEVGVILTFGEYTRLAQPGLRFKWPSPIQTVTKVPVQIQLKEEFGFRTERAGVRTRYSPQAFTGESLMLTGDLNVAVVEWTAQFRVRDPYKFLFRVRALLPETFRDMNEAVMREVIGDRSVNEVLTIGRQEIASEVEVRLQELCDQYETGLKVEQIVLQDVNPPDPVKPAFNEVNQAQQEKERMINEARSEYNRVIPRASGEAEQTIQQAEGYATDRVNRSKGDAELFRALLASYRRAPEVTRRRIYLETMEAVYPTVKQKIVLDSELKGVLPLLPLGQEVIK; this is encoded by the coding sequence ATGGCTCAGAAAATCATAGTCGGGAACAGAGAGATCAACATTCCCACATTCAATGTGGGGTGGGTTACGATCGTTCTGGTCATTCTCGGCATATTCATAGTCTGGAGTTCGGTCTTCACGGTAGCTCCCGAAGAGGTAGGTGTTATCCTGACGTTTGGTGAATACACGCGTCTGGCCCAACCGGGACTCCGCTTCAAATGGCCAAGCCCCATTCAGACAGTCACCAAGGTGCCGGTTCAAATCCAACTCAAGGAGGAATTCGGGTTTCGTACTGAAAGAGCCGGTGTTCGAACCCGGTATTCCCCACAGGCATTTACGGGTGAATCACTCATGCTCACGGGAGACCTCAACGTGGCCGTGGTGGAATGGACGGCCCAGTTTCGTGTGCGCGATCCCTACAAGTTTCTCTTCAGGGTAAGGGCCCTTCTCCCCGAAACGTTTCGCGACATGAATGAGGCGGTAATGCGTGAAGTCATCGGTGACCGGAGCGTGAACGAGGTGCTGACCATCGGCCGGCAGGAGATTGCGTCGGAAGTTGAAGTGAGGCTTCAGGAACTGTGCGATCAGTACGAAACGGGACTCAAGGTGGAACAGATTGTATTGCAGGATGTCAATCCTCCCGATCCCGTGAAGCCGGCGTTTAATGAAGTCAACCAGGCGCAGCAGGAGAAAGAGAGGATGATCAACGAAGCGAGATCCGAATATAATCGTGTGATTCCCCGTGCCAGTGGAGAGGCCGAGCAGACCATCCAGCAGGCTGAAGGGTACGCCACCGATCGCGTGAACCGGTCCAAGGGCGATGCCGAGTTATTCCGGGCCTTGCTCGCGTCCTATCGAAGGGCACCCGAGGTAACGCGACGCCGCATTTACCTTGAGACTATGGAGGCCGTCTATCCGACGGTGAAACAGAAGATTGTTCTGGACAGTGAATTGAAAGGGGTCCTGCCGCTGCTGCCGCTGGGCCAGGAGGTGATAAAATGA